From a region of the Toxotes jaculatrix isolate fToxJac2 chromosome 7, fToxJac2.pri, whole genome shotgun sequence genome:
- the mtmr3 gene encoding myotubularin-related protein 3 isoform X4, with translation MEEEGQHSMECIQANQIFPKKSPVLEEENMQVPFPQLHGEFTEYVGRAEDAIVAMSNYRLHIKFKESVVNVPLQLIECVECRDMFQLHVTCKDCKVVRCQFSTFEQCQEWLKRLNVVVRPPSRLEDLFSFAFHAWCMDVYAGEKEQHGELCRPGEHVTSWFKNEVERMGFDTQNAWRISDINSKFRLCPSYPQQLLVPAWITDKELENVAAFRSWKRFPAVVYRHLSTGAVIARCGQPEVSWWGWRNADDEHLVQSIAKACAVDSSSRKHLPNGTYTNGSDLPDTDFESSMSNSSEVETLVIQPHKLLILDARSYAAAVANRAKGGGCECPEYYPNCEVVFMGMANIHSIRKSFQSLRFLCTQMPDPANWLSALESTKWLQHLSLLLKAALLVVNAVDRDHRPVLVHCSDGWDRTPQIVALSKLLLDPYYRTIEGFQVLVETEWLDFGHKFADRCGHGENSEDLNERCPVFLQWLDCVHQLQRQFPCSFEFNEAFLVKLVQHTYSCLFGTFLCNSGKEREDRHVQERTCSVWSLLRPANRTLRNMLYSSHSETVLHPVCHVRNLMLWTAVYLPSSSPTTPSDDSCAPYPVPGANPEDAPLGRCTKTRSFDNLPSACELGSSLAPNRRSSDPSLNEKWQDHRRSLELNMAVGPEGGGNQDQEVRSNGVGPYPDGVDSELDDSPQPRGSHAELGQGASANPATTGDNAEEAELSVAVGVAEGQMENILQEATKEEAGVDQREGSAAVTRVINAADTEVESESKAEDEDECAKVNGTEMQSEAFANGLRPENGLMEPEEEGESVPLPTQTAEELDRQAAEVTQTPEDLVKQDGENSPVPPEAAHGPNECGSGGPEQPAAHRTITNGFVDRSPEEPGVDEETCPDSESDRGVSEPVEQVDKRASLMESSTETLTEEACSRLELPAQPPVCLSRQPCSDGRSQPPCSRKEKGLEAGEHGFIRTLNGGTKRPSVSAFQSMSADLNRDGLCNGDVSDGEPCGGPHWAKGNGERVPLSRQMSLASCNSLILHPRGSCSQHRWCHAPLGRAAISPEQPSRSHLDDDGLTLHTDAIQQRLRQIEAGHQMEVETLKKQVQELWSRLENQQHTGSHRINGDMGDEVTSMTDSEYNLDPNCLSRCSTELFSEASWEQVDKQDTEVTRWYPDHLAAQCYGCESRFWLATRRHHCRNCGNVFCASCCDQKIPVPSQQLFEPSRVCKTCYSSLQLSSVPLDLELEKPITASSN, from the exons GTGCCCTTCCCTCAGCTGCACGGGGAGTTCACAGAGTATGTGGGGAGAGCAGAGGATGCCATCGTCGCGATGTCCAACTACCGCCTACACATCAAGTTCAAAGAGTCTGTTGTCAAC GTCCCTCTTCAGCTAATAGAGTGCGTGGAGTGTCGGGATATGTTCCAGCTCCATGTCACCTGTAAGGACTGCAAAGTCGTCAG GTGTCAGTTCTCCACCTTCGAGCAGTGTCAGGAATGGCTGAAACGCCTGAACGTGGTAGTTCGCCCTCCCTCTCGCCTGGAGGACCTCTTCTCCTTCGCCTTCCACGCCTGGTGCATGGATGTGTACGCCGGAGAGAAGGAGCAGCACGGCGAGCTGTGCAGACCAG GCGAACACGTGACCTCCTGGTTCAAGAACGAGGTGGAGAGGATGGGCTTTGACACTCAAAACGCCTGGAGGATATCTGACATCAACAGCAAGTTCCG ACTGTGCCCCAGCTAtcctcagcagctcctggtGCCAGCCTGGATCACTGACAAGGAGTTGGAAAACGTGGCAGCCTTCCGCTCCTGGAAGAGGTTTCCTGCTGTGGTTTAtag GCACCTGAGCACAGGAGCTGTGATCGCCCGCTGCGGTCAGCCAGAGGTCAGCTGGTGGGGCTGGAGGAACGCTGATGACGAACACCTGGTCCAGTCCATCGCCAAGGCCTGCGCCGTGGACAGCAGCTCACGCAAACACCTCCCCAACGGCACCTACACCAACGGCTCCGACCTGCCTGATACAGACTTTG aaTCCTCCATGTCCAACAGCTCAGAGGTGGAGACGTTGGTCATCCAGCCCCACAAGTTACTCATCCTGGATGCCAGATCCTACGCTGCTGCTGTAGCAAACAGGGCCAAGGGGGGAGGCTGTGAATGCCCAG aGTACTATCCCAACTGCGAGGTGGTGTTTATGGGCATGGCCAACATCCACTCCATCCGCAAGAGTTTCCAGTCTCTGCGTTTCCTCTGCACTCAGATGCCTGATCCAGccaa CTGGCTTTCTGCACTGGAGAGCACCAAGTGGCTGCAGcacctgtccctgctgctgaagGCGGCGCTGCTTGTGGTCAACGCCGTGGATCGAGACCACAGGCCCGTCCTGGTGCACTGCTCTGACGGCTGGGACCGCACGCCTCAGATCGTTGCTTTGTCCAAACTGTTGCTGGACCCTTACTACCGCACTATTGAG GGCTTCCAGGTTTTGGTGGAGACCGAGTGGCTGGACTTCGGCCATAAGTTTGCAGACCGCTGCGGCCATGGAGAAAACTCTGAGGATCTGAACGAGCGCTGCCCTGTCTTCCTGCAGTGGCTggactgtgttcaccagctgcagAGGCAGTTTCCCTGCTCCTTTGAGTTTAATGAGGCCTTTCTG gtgaagcTGGTGCAGCACACCTACTCCTGTCTGTTTGGCACGTTCCTGTGTAACAGCggcaaagagagggaggacCGCCATGTTCAGGAGAGGACCTGCTCGGTGTGGTCGCTGCTGAGACCGGCCAACCGCACACTGAGGAACATGCTGTACTCCTCACACTCCGAGACC GTTCTCCACCCGGTCTGTCATGTGCGCAACCTGATGCTGTGGACGGCAGTCTACCTGCCCAgctcctcccccaccaccccctccgATGACTCCTGCGCCCCCTACCCTGTGCCCGGTGCCAACCCGGAGGATGCACCACTGGGCAG ATGTACGAAGACTCGCTCCTTTGACAACTTGCCCAGTGCATGCGAACTGGGAAGCTCCCTGGCTCCTAACCGCCGCTCCAGTGACCCGAGCCTCAATGAGAAGTGGCAGGACCACCGGCGCTCTCTGGAGCTCAACATGGCAGTGGGGCCTGAAGGAGGGGGGAATCAGGATCAGGAGGTGCGGTCTAATGGAGTGGGGCCTTACCCAGACGGAGTGGACTCCGAGCTGGACGACAGCCCGCAGCCCCGGGGCTCACACGCTGAGCTTGGACAGGGAGCCTCTGCGAACCCAGCAACAACAGGAGACAACGCAGAGGAGGCTGAGCTCTCAGTGGCAGTGGGCGTGGCCGAGGGCCAAATGGAGAACATTCTTCAGGAAGCCACAAAGGAGGAGGCGGGAGTGgatcagagagagggaagtgcTGCTGTCACCCGTGTCATTAATGCTGCTGACACAGAGGTGGAGAGCGAATCAAAAGCTGAGGACGAGGACGAGTGTGCTAAGGTCAACGGGACTGAGATGCAGAGTGAAGCATTTGCTAATGGTCTCCGTCCAGAAAACGGCTTAATGGAGCCTGAGGAGGAAGGTGAGTCTGTTCCTCTgcccacacagacagcagaggagctggATCGGCAGGCGGCTGAGGTGACTCAGACACCAGAGGATCTGGTGAAGCAGGACGGTGAAAACTCGCCTGTACCACCGGAGGCTGCACATGGACCCAATGAGTGTGGCTCAGGTGGGCCAGAGCAGCCTGCAGCCCACAGAACTATAACTAATGGCTTTGTGGACAGGTCACCTGAAGAGCCAGGTGTGGATGAGGAGACCTGCCCTGACTCTGAATCTGACCGCGGTGTCTCTGAGCCGGTGGAGCAGGTGGATAAGAGGGCCTCGCTGATGGAAAGCTCCACAGAGACTTTAACTGAAGAGGCCTGCAGCAGGTTGGAGCTCCCAGCACAGCCGCCTGTTTGTCTGAGCCGTCAGCCCTGCAGTGACGGCAGGAGCCAGCCGCCCTGCTCCAGGAAAGAGAAAGGGCTAGAGGCAGGCGAGCACGGCTTTATCAGAACTTTAAACGGGGGCACCAAGCGACCCTCTGTCAGTGCCTTTCAGTCTATGAGTGCTGACCTCAACAGGGACGGGCTTTGTAACGGCGACGTTTCTGACGGGGAGCCCTGCGGAGGTCCCCACTGGGCCAAAGGGAATGGGGAGCGGGTCCCTCTGAGTCGACAGATGTCCCTAGCAAGTTGTAACTCCCTGATCCTCCATCCTCGGGGCAGTTGCTCCCAGCACCGCTGGTGTCACGCCCCGCTGGGCCGGGCCGCCATCAGCCCAGAGCAGCCGTCACGCAGTCACCTGGACGACGACGGGCTGACGCTGCACACCGATGCCATCCAGCAGAGGCTGAGGCAGATCGAAGCCGGACACCAGATGGAGGTGGAGACTCTGAAGAAGCAGGTGCAGGAGCTGTGGAGCCGCCTGGAGAATCAGCAGCACACTGGCTCCCACAGGATCAACGGAGACATGGGAGACGAAGTG ACCTCAATGACAGACTCGGAATACAACCTGGACCCCAACTGTTTGTCTCGCTGCAGCACAGAGCTCTTCTCAGAGGCCAGCTGGGAGCAGGTGGACAAGCAGGACACTGAG GTGACCCGCTGGTACCCCGACCATTTGGCAGCCCAGTGTTACGGCTGTGAGAGCAGGTTCTGGCTCGCCACCAGGAGGCATCACTGCAG GAACTGCGGTAACGTGTTCTGCGCCAGCTGTTGCGACCAGAAGATCCCAGTGCCAagccagcagctgtttgagcCCAGCCGCGTCTGTAAGACCTGCTACAGCAGCCTCCAGCTCAGCTCGGTGCCCCTGGACCTGGAGCTGGAGAAACCCATCACAGCCAGCTCCAACTGA